ACGGATTCATTTCCACTGCCGCCTATGCCGCGGCCTCGAAAATCTGTCCTGCGGTGCGCGATTACTGCGTGCTGTCCCATGCTTCCGCGGAACCCGGATATGCCCGGGCCGTAAAGGCCTTGGGGCTGGAGCCGCTCCTGCACATGGGCTTTCGTCTGGGCGAGGGCACGGGTGCGGCCTGCGCCATGTTTCTGGTGCGCGGCGCGGCCAACATCTACAATGACATGGCCACGTTCGATCAGGCCGGGGTCACGGACGGGACGAAATAGTCCTTGAAGACACAAGGGCGGGCCGTGGTCAGAACCAGCGTCGAATCCGGAAGATCGCGGCCAGCCCGACAGCTATTGCGGCCATGAGTGCAATCAGGGCCGGGTAGCCGTATTCCCACCTGAGTTCGGGCATGTGTTCGAAGTTCATGCCGTATATCCCGGCCAGAAAGGTCAGGGGAATGAAGATGGTGGCCACCAGCGTCAGCACCTTCATGACATTGTTCATGCGCATTCCGGCAAGGGAAATCTGGAGTTCGATCATGCCCGTGAGCAGGGATTGCAGGGTCTGGGCCGCCTCGGCCACCTGCCGGGCGTGGTCGCGCACGTCCATGAGGTAGGGCAGGACATCCTCCGGAAACAGGTCCGTGTCCGCACGCGCCAGTTCATCCAGCACGGCCCGGGTTGCGGTGAACACGTTGCCGAGCAGGATCACTTCCCGCCGGGCATGGTACAGGTTGGTCAGGGCGGCTTCCGTGACCCTGTCCGCCAGCTCGGATTCTATGCGTTCCGCATTGGCATTGATCCTGCCGAGGGCCGCGTAATGCCGATCGATCACGCTATCCATGAGCGCGATGAACAGATAGGCCGCGCCGTAACGCCTGATCCGGGAACCCGGGGTGCGCAGCCTGCGTAGCACATGCGTCCATGTGTCGTCCTCTCCCTCCTGAAACGCCACGACCCGTTCCTGCCCCAGAAACAGGGCCAGATGTTCAGTGGTCCCCGGGCCGGACTCGCCGGGAATCAGCACCTTCAGCACCACGAAAAGCGCATTGTCGAACCAGTCCAGCTTGGTCTGCTGGCCCGTGTTCATGGCGTCCTCCAGAGCCAGGGCATGCACCCCGGCCCATTGGCCCACCCGTTTGATGAAGTCCGCATCGTGCACCCCGGTCAGGGAAAGGAAACTGGTTTCCTCGGCCCCGATTTCCGGGATGGGGGCATCCGGGGCGACACAGTATTCCCGCAGGGAGTCGCGCGTGTAGGCATGCAGGCAGATGGATGGCGTGAATTCGCGGGACACCCCGGAATAGACCAGACTGCCCGGGGACAGACCTTCCTTGACCGAGAGCCGTTTCAGAAAATCAAGCATGGTTTTCCTCCGCGCCTTCCGCCGGAGCCGGACTCGCATGGTGGAGAGTGCGGGTGGGAAAGGCGAAGTCTATGCCGTGTTCCTCGAACCGCTTGACCAGAGCCAGATTGATGGCCTGCTGCACGTCCATGTAGTCCTGATACTCCGGCGACAGCACGTAGTAGACCACCTCGAAATCCAGACTGGATTCCCCGAATCGGGCAAAGTGGGCGCGTTCCAGACTGGCCTTGGGCGTGGCGTTGATGATCTCGCGTACATATCCGGGAATGGCGGCAAGTTCGGCATGGGGCGTGGAATAGATCACACCGAAGCCGAACACCACCCGGCGCCGGAACATGCGGCGGTAGTTCTTGACCCGTGATCCGGTCAGGTCGGAATTGGACAGGATGATCTGTTCTCCGTCCAGACTGCGGATGCGCGAGGTCTTGAGCCCGATGTGCTCGATGGTGCCGCGAACGTCCGCGGAAAGAAAGATGAAGTCTCCGATGCGGAAGGGTCTGTCGAACAGGATGGCGAAATAGCTGAACAGGTCGCCGAGGATGGCCTGCGCTGCAAAGCCCACGGCAATGCCTGCCACGCCGAGACCGGCGAGGATGGTGCCGATCTTCAGCCCCATGTTGTCCAGAATGAACATGGCGGCCACGAGCCATATCAGAATCTTGACCACGGGCAGTACGGCTCTGCCCTTGTGCTCCTTGAGGGATGAGCCCTTGCGCCGCAGGTACACGTCCAGAAAGAACCGGAGCAGGCCGAATCCAAGAGACAGGCCGAGTATGGTGAAATAGATGAGGAATCCGGTGCCCGCCATTTCCATGAACCGGGGCGCGAACGGAAAGGCCTTGAAGAAGACATAGACCGCGATGCCCACGGCCAACCAGAAGAATGCGGACAGGACCTGTCGCAGCGCCAGGGAGTCCATGGCCTCGGAATGGGTTTCGGCCCAGGCAGTCAGTCTGTTGCCCAGTGTCTTGCGGAGCAGGGAGAAAAGGATCAGGGCAGCGATGAACAGTCCGGCGGTGAGCAGCAGCTCTTCCACCGGATGCTGTGCGCTGTTCCATTGGAAAATCGAGTCGAGCAGGCCTGCGGCCTTGGAGGATGTGTTTGCCATGGCCGCAGCATAGCACGTCCGATTGGTGAAAACAAAGAGGGAGCCGTTTCGTGCGACTCCCCTAACCTCAGAATTTCGGCGGCCCCAGAACGATCATTTCCGCGATGGTGTGGTCCACGCGCGGGAGGTTGCGCAGCTTTCTGCCCACAAAGGCCATTTCCAGTTTCGCCAGATCCGCATACAGGGGCGTGCGGTCCACGGCAACCGGTTCGCGTCCGGCCTCGCGCATGGCCGCTGAAAGCTCCTGACACTTCCAGCAGCCCGGGAATTCCACCTTGCGCCCGTCCGGGCGGGTCAGGAAGTTGGGCACTCCGTGCATGCGGCAGATCATGAGGCGGTGCTCGTACAGTCCGCATCTGCCCTGCCCCTCGTCGCCGAGGTTCAGGGGACACATGACGTGCGGCCTCTCGCCTTTGGCAAAGGCCAACCGGGCCTGCTCCACATAGTCCCCGGCCCGCTCGACAATGGTTTGGCGCACGGATTCGTCGAGCTGGTTCAGTCCGTGCCACAGGTAGGCCCACTCGATGTAGGTGTGGTGCTGGAAAAAGGTCAGGCAGCAGTTGCTGGTGCAGCCCTCGCAGGACAGGTTCATGGCGTCTGCGGCCTTGACGTACTGGTCGGACATGCGGGTGTATATGGCAGCCAGCTTGCGGAAGGCGGCCTTGGGTGTCAGCTTGTTCATGGCATTTCGATATGCTTGAGTATCAGGTCCGCGCACTGGTCCGGGGTGTCCCTGTCCGTATGCACGGTGATGTCTGCGACGGCCCGGTACAGGGGCTGCCGTTCATTGTACAGGTCGAGCAGCGACGTGCCCGGGGCAATGGCCAGACCTCGGCCCTCGCCGTTGCCCACGCGTTCCAGAAATGCGGATTTCCCCACTTCCAGATGCACGATGGGGCCGAGGGTCCTGAGCGTGTTCATGGCCTGTTTGCCGTAGATCACGCTGCCGCCCGTGGAAATGACCATGCGGTTGAGGCTCAGGTCGGCCACAAGGTTGTCCTCGATGCGGAGGAATTCCTTCAGCCCGAAGGTGTCCATGATGGATTGCAGGGACAGCCCGTAAAAGGCCTCCATGAGCTGATCCGTGTCCAGATGGCCCCAGCCGAGGCGTTCGGCAAGAAGCGGGGCGAGCGTGCTTTTGCCTGCTCCGGCCATGCCCACCAAAGTGACGCAGGGACGCAACTTCTCGTCGCGTTCCAGTCTGGGAAAGGGCATTGTTCAGCTCCTGACCAGGCAGACGCGGTCCTCGTCGTCGCGTTCCGAGACAAGTACGTTCACGTGTTCGTTGTAATGGGTCTCCACGCGTTTGCCCACGTAGTCGGCCTGAATGGGCAGTTCGCGGTGGCCCCGGTCGATGAGTACGAGCAGTTCCACGCGTTTGGGGCGTCCGTAGTCCAGAATGGCTTCCAGCGCGGCGCGGATCGTCCGGCCCGAGTAGAGCACGTCGTCCACGAGCAGCACCGTGGCGTTTCCGATATCGAACGGGATTTCCGTACAGTTGATCGTGGGCTGGAGTTCCAGATTCGTGGTCCAGTCGTCGCGGTAGAAATTGATGTCCAGCTTGCCCAGAGGGACCTTGCGGCCCAGCCGCTCGTCGAGCAGGCCCTTGACGCGCTCGGCAAGATCGGCGCCGCGTCGCTGGATGCCGATGATGGCCAGTCCGGATTCCTCGCCGTGGCGTTCGTATACTTCGAAAGCCAGACGTTCCAGAGTCCGGGACATTTCCTTCTCACTCAGTATGGTGCCGCATTCCTTCATGGATTTACATCCTCGCTGGTGGAGTATTCATGCACTCACCCACCTATCCCACCAGCTCGGAGCGGTCAACCGCGCGATCGGGCGGGGCAGGGACATTTTCCGAAAATAAAGTGTTGTAGGAATAATTATCGCATCGATGATTGACAAACAGCATGGGAGTCCTTACCTGTCTATTTCCGACCATCGAAAGGAGGCTTTTTTATGATCGAAGTTACCGAAGCTGCCCTGTCGCAGCTTAAAGGCTACTTTGCGGACAAGGAGGCCACTCCGGTCCGTGTGTACCTTGCTGCCGGCGGTTGAGCTGGCCCACGCCTGACTCTGGCTCTGGATGAGCCGAACGACAAGGACGAGGCTTTTGAGGCTGGCGGGTTCACGTTCCTTATAGAAAAGGAACTCATGGCCCAGACCGGAAACGTGAAAATCGACATGACCTATTACGGGTTCACCGTTGATTCCGAAAATCCGGTCGGTGGTGGCGGCAGTTGCTCTTCGGGCGGCTGCAGTTCCGGTTCCTGCTCCTGCGGCTAGACCGGGGGCAGAACAATCTGACCACCAACGCCTCCCTTCCGGGAGGCGTTTTTTTGAACTCCGGCCGGCCGCAAGGCCATGAATCATAACCAATACATCACAGGAGGCCGGCATGCTTACCCTTACCGAAACTGCAAAAGATCATCTCGACGCCTATTTTGCCGACAAGGAGAAAAGCGACATTCGCGTATATCTTGCCAGCGGCGGGTGCTCGGGCGTGGTCCTGACCCTTGCACTGGATCAGCGCAAGGATAACGACAAGGTCATTGAACAGGGAGGCTATTCCTTTCTGATCAATCCCGATCTGCTGGAATCCACCGGCCACATTTCCGTGGACGCCAGCGAATACGGGTTTCAGGTTGTTTCCGAAAACAAGGTCGGTGCCAGCGGCAGCTGCGCCTGCTCCTCGGGCTGCGCCTGCGGCTGCTGATATACATCGATCCGCATGGAACAAGACAAGGCCCCCTGACCGTTGATACGGCAGGGGGTCTTTTGTTTTTTCCTTTCATCCTTCCATGCCGGTCCGGCCGGAAGCCATGCGGCATGTCCGCCTAGTAGGCGTGCATGGTGGGACCGTCCTCCTCTTCCCAATCCTCTTCATCGGCTGCCTGTCCGCCGGTCAGCACGGCGCCAGCCTTGTAGGTCTTGTAGAAGCGCGGGCAGTCGTCGCCGCAGACATAGGCGCCGGGAGTCAGATTCCTGCCCTTGAAGGCCGGGTAGTCCTTTCCGTAGCGATAGGCGCGATGGATGTAGTTGTTGGCGATGTCGTAAGGAGTCATTGCGGACTTGGAGGCATACTGCTTGCCCTCGTCAAACAGGCAATGGGCTTCATCGCCGAAGATCGGATTCACGAATTCCCATACCACCTTGGGGGTCTTGCCGCCGGTGACCTCGATGAGGTGGCCCTGACCCGTGGAGGTGATGAAGGTATTGCCGTTGGGCAGACGCTGCGCACCGCCCTGATACATGGAGTAGAAGCTGTTGCTCAGCCTGCTCTTGTACTGCCAGACGATCCTGCCGGTTTTCGGGTCCATTTCCACGGCCCGGGAGCGGTTGCCTTCGGGCGCCTTCCAGCCGTTGTCGAAAATCAGGAAGTGCCCGTTTTCCAGAGCACTGACATGATGCGCGCCAAAGAGTTCCTGGTCACCGTTGTCGATGAAGGTGGGCGCCTTGCCTGCAGCGTGGGTGCTCGGGTTGCCCCAGCGATACACGATGTCGCCGGTCTTGCGATCGATCACGTAGAATTCGCCGAAATTGCGCGAGTTCAGGATCACGTGCTTGTTGTCCGGAGTGACGTCGACCGAATTGCAGTGGGTCCAGTCGATCACGTCCATCAGTTCGACCACGTCGCGGTCGCCCTTGAGGCTCCAGTTGATGTCGATTTCATCGGGGCCGGTACCGATGTGATCCCAGACATGCCATTCCCACACGACCTTGCCATTTCTGTCCACTTCCTGAATGTAGTCGACCCAGGTGTACTTGAAGGTCATGTCCCAGAGCTTGAGACCGCCCTCGGGCATGGCCTTGGGATCACGGCCCTTGGCAATGGCTTCCTTGTTGGTCTTCCGTTCCCAGCAGAGCACGAGGGTATTGCCGTTGGCGAGCCTGCGAAAGGAGTGGTGCTGAAGCGAGGTGTCACTGAAATTCCTGTATTGCCAGACAAGATTGCCGTCCCAGTCGAATTCCTGGAGCAGTCCTCCTTCGCCGCCGAAACCGACGGTCGCGGGCTTGTCCAGATGGCTGGCGCGCAGCAGGTGGCCGTTGGGAAGCAGTTGCGAATGTGCACCGGCCTTGTTCTCATGGCTCCATGTGTGCACCACGTTGCCTTCCATGTCGATCAGATACGTGGTCGTTCCCATGCCGGGATCGAAAAGCGTGTATCCTTCGAAAGCGGCGTCCCTGTCGTATTTCAGGACGCCCGTCGGGCCCACGAGCGCCTCGTATGCGTGAACGGGAACAGCGAACATCAGCAACAGCAATGCTGCCAATGCGGAATAGTGATAGCGTGAAAACGTATGCATGCTTCCTCCTCTAAGGAAAGTTTGATTCGTGAATATCGCAAGAAGCATGCCTTTCGGGAATATCATGGAAGCCTATGTGTCAGGGGCGATTGGCTGACAGGAAAGACGTTCAAGTGGTGCGCCGATTCGCACAATCCGGCTGCACACTGTGCGGAGTGACGTACAGCAGGGTGAGAGGTTCTTCGGCATACCGGATGCGGATTGCGGAAGAAATGCAACGACATGAATTGAAGAAATGTCGAAACATGTCTGAGAACGGATTCGAAAAATGAAAAAAAGCGGACCTTGGGGTGTACGAAAATCGCATTTTTTGAAATCGATTTTCGGCAAAAGATGTCGGTCCAATTGAAAAGAGCGCCTGCAAAGGCGCTCTTTTCAATTGGACCGCAAACCGGTTTGCCCGGCGTCCGAAAGACGGTTTCGTGTGGCGACCATTCTCTTCAAACCCTCTCATGATAGGGCCGCCGAACCGTTTTCGAGTCTGTCAGAGTCCCGCATGGCGCAATGCCTGTGTCTGCTTGCGGGTGGTTTCAAATTCCCTGAACGCGTTTCAATGCCAGTCGAAATTGCTGTTTCAAGGAAGTGGGTACAGGCAGCGAATCGTTGCGGATGGGGACCGAAGAGTGATTCGTTTTTGCCAGTTTCAGCCTGCTGAAATTATCCTCTGACAAATGAGTCTCCCTCATTTTCTGCGCGACCGTAGCGTAAAATCGATCGAAATGCGAGAGAATGAAGAGCGTTTTTTTGCATTTTTCGTATAAATGGGAAGCATTCCTGCGTCGTTGGATCGTGTTGGAAACAAAAATCGGACAAGATTGTCGAAAGGTGCGGTTCCGTTTCAGTCATTTTCCCAGCCAATCCGGGCGGCGTTCCAGGGAGATTTCATCCACGAAATTCAGCTCGCCCTTGACGATTTCATACAGGAAGATGGACATGTTCGGCCTGTGGTCATCTCGGAAATAGCTGATTTTGGGGGCAAGCCCCATGGGATCGTAGTCGCGCAATCGTTCCAGCGCGGCCTTCAGGGTTTCTCCGTTGAGCTTTCCGGCCGAGGCCGCATGCCGCATGCCTTCGGCCATGACCAGACTGGAAACAAAGCCGCGTATGTAATGGGTGGGGCGTGGCTGGTTGGCGGAATACTTCAGTATGACGGGCATTCCCGGCACATCCTGACCATAAACCGCTGCCGCCTGATTGCAGAACGTGCCCTCGGCCGCCTTGCCTGCGAATCTGGGCAGACTTTCGTCGCATCCCCATATGCTGGTAAAGAACGTGCTTTTCATGCCGAGGTTTCCGGCCGCACTGAGGGTTTCGGCCGTGGAGGACGTGAAGCCGCCGGCCCAGACGAAATCCGGTTTCCCGTTCCTGAGGTTGAGCATGCCGTCCGTCGCATATGTGGAGGAAAGGCTGGCGGTGAATTCCCCGACAATCCTGTAGCCCAGTTCCCGGGCATAATGACGGGCCGCAGGGATGGGTGATCTGCCGTAGGGGCTGTTCGGATAGGACAGGGCTAGGCGCGGGGCGCGGTTCTGTTCCCATTTTTCGCGGAAATATTTGAGAGCCGCGCGAATCTGGGTCGAATAGTCCGCTGCCGTGAAGAAATTGTATGGGGCCAGTGCCGGGTCGGCGAGATGGGCGGAATAGGATGCGGAGAACGCCACGATCCTGTCCTGCCGGAGCAGTCGGACCAGAGCGTCGGTCAGGCCTGTGCCGAAGGTCTGGACGCAGACCGGCTCGTCGGCTTCCACCATGGCATTGTAGAGGGCCACGCCCTGTTCCACGTCATAGCCCGTGTCGCGAAGGTCGAAATGGATGGGCCTGCCGTTTATCCCGCCGGTGTCGTTGATGTATTCCACCCCGGCGCGCAAGCCCTGCGCATAGGGAACGCCAACGGCCGACCCCGGGCCGGACAGGTCGATCAGCCCGCCGACCCTGATGGGTCTTTGGGCGTTGGTAAAGGGGAGGTTGCCGTCGCAGGCGGCAAGGATGAGGAACAGCATCAGACATGCGACTGGGGCAAGCCTGTGCCGGAACCGTGTAAAAAAGTTGTCTTTCCGGACGCAACGGGACTGATGCTGAAAGCCGGTTTTCATGGTCCCGGCATAGCACGTTCAGAATCTGAAAGCGTGTATTTTCTGCCGGAACCGTGCGGGGTGAGCCGGTTCGGGAAGTATCAGGACCAGGCGTCCATGAAATCCGAGGCGCCCACCAGCTTGTATCCGCGCTCCTGAAGGGCTGCAGCCACAGGGGACGGGTCCTCGATGTCCACGCGAACCACCACGATGCGACGACCGTTGTGGAAGAACGTGCCCGTGGAGATGATGGAGAGTTTCATGTTGGCGATCACGCCTGCCACTTCGTAGAGCACGCCGGAGCGGTCCGCCACCTCGATGGTGATGCGGGAGCCGCCTTCGCGATAGCCCATTTCCTCGGTGAGCACGTCCAGCATGACATTGCGGTTGATGTACCCGATGAGGGCGTCGTTTTCATCCACAACGGCCAGGCCTGCGAGGTTCATTTCATACATCATGTCCGCGGCGGCTTCGATCTCGGTTTCCGGGGAAACGGTCTGGATGTCCTTGCGGACGATCTTGCCCACGGTCAGCTTGCTCATGAGGTAGCTGAGTTCGTGTTTTTCCAGCGAGGTCATGATGCTCGGCAGGGCCGCGCTGATGTCCTCCTTGCGCACATACCCGACAAGCCTGTCGTCCTCGTCTACGACAAGGAGCATCCAGAGCTTGCTGTCTTCCAGCGTTTTCTGGGCATCCTTGACCAGGGTCTTGGGAGTGACCTTGACGAAATCACGAAGCATCTTGAGTCCGACGAACATGTACAGTCTCCTCTTGCAGGCCGGGTTGTCGGGTTACGAGTGACAAATGAAAAGCAACTTCCTCTGCGCCCGGATACACATTTTCCGCGAACCACGCAATGGTGCCTTTGTGTGGCCCGTTTTTGTTTTCGGGCCGGATGAGAGGGGGAAGGCGGGTGTCAGTGCCCGCCGAGATACAGGGTATAGATGCGCCGGAGCATGGATGCCGGGGTCTGCACGTCCCAGTGTCCGGTGGTCACGGCCCAGACGTAGAAGCCCAGAAGCACGGTCACGGCGGTTCCTCCGAGAGCCATCCAGTGCACGCGTCGGCGACCAGCAAGGGTCACGGAAAGGCAGCCGTCCACCGGACAGGCGGATACGCATTCCCCACAGCCGATGCAACGCGGGGAGCGTATGGTGATGCCTTTTTCCACGTCGATGCCTGCGGGACAGGCCGAAGTGCAGCGCGAACAATGCGCACAGGATTCCGGGGTACGCGTTACCGCCATGGGCGAGAAACAGCCGATCAGGCCGAGCAGCGCACCGTACGGGCACAGAAATCGGCACCAGAAATTGCGGATCATGAGGGTCAGCAGGACGAGGGCACCGATCACGGACAGGGCGAACGCGCTCGGGCTCAGGAAGAATTGCAGCATGCGAGCGTCTGCAGTCAGGTTGTACGGACCTTTCAGGAATTGGGATACGCCAGCGCTGTCCATGCCCAGCAGAATGGTGAACAGGAAGAATCCCAGCGCCGCATAGCGCAGCAGGGAAAGGGGCACGGCCACAACTTTCGGAAGCGCGCGAGCCAGCCCGAGCCTTTTGCCAAGCCGTTCCAGCAGGGAGGAGACGAACCCCACCGGGCAGATGTGGCCGCAGAACCCGTTGCGGGCCAGAAAGGCCATGATCATGAACGCCATGAACAGGGTGAGTCCCGCCGGATGCACCATGTCCCACTGCCCGGTGTCCAGCCACTGCCGGAATCCGAGGAGCGCGCTGATGGGCAGAAAGCCCTCCACGGCTCCGGGTTTGGCCACAAAGGTTTCGGATGCGCCGGTGGCCCATTGCAGAAACAGGGCGAATCGGCAGCCTGCATATATGCAGAACAGAGTGAAGCCCGTCTGCAGGCCGAAACGGAAAATTCTGGGGGAAAAAAGCACGTGTTTCATGGAACCTCCCTTGCGGGGTTCGGCTTCTAGCTTCATCACGGACGGGTGGCAAGCATGTGCAGATTTTGCGCACGGCGGGCGCAGGGCGGAAAGGGAAAGGCTCAGTCGGCGTTGTCCATGCCCGGTTCTGCGGTCATGGCTTCGAATCCGGACACGATGTCGAGCAGTTCGCCGGTGATGGTGTTCTGGCGGGTCTGGCGGAAGTCGGCCCAGAGTGCGTCGCGCATTTCCATAATGTTCTTTTCCGCTGCCTGCATGGCTGCGAGCCGAGCCGCGTTTTCCGCGGCAAGAGATCGGGCCAGCGCACCGTACAGGGACACGAACAGGTGCTGACCGAACAGGGCCGCGAACAGGGATTCCGCGCCGTTCATGGCCTTGGGCAGGCAACGGCTCGGCCATTCCGGGCGTTTTGCTGCATCGCGGGCAATGGGCAGAACCGTGACGTTTCGCGGTTCGTAGCCCTGAAGCCCGGTTGGGCTGTTGAATACGGTATGGAAGCGGTTTCCGGCCCGACTGCGTTCCCAGCGGGCAAGGGCGCGACTCACGGTTTCCACGGATTCATTGGCTCCGGCAAGCGTGCCGGGCATGGCAAAATGGCGTTCCGGCTCGAATCCCGCATCCTGAAGTCCGGCACGCATGCGTTCGCCTGCGCTCCAGAAAAGCACGTCCTGTGCTTCGGCGCGCAGGCTGCCCGCGCTTTTCAGGGCCGCATCCAGCACCACTTCATTGAATGAGCCGCACATGCCCTGATCCGAACCCACGGCAAGGATCACTGCCTGATTCCCGGCCCGGCGTGGAGCCACGGACCCGCCGGACAGGAACAGCACGTCCCAGCCCTTGTCCACCACGTCCCTATATCCCTCCAGCGACCGAGCAGCCCGTTCGAAATGGCGGATGTTTACCGCAGCCAGACTCTTCATGGTCTTGACCACGCCGAGCAGATCCGTGGTGGTGCGGATGCGCTTTTGCAGGGCCTGGAGCGTATCCACTAGTCGTCCTCCGCCTCGGGTGCTTCCTGATCCGCATCCTCGGGCACCAGCTCCCGGGCAATGGCTGCAATGTCCGAGGACAGGGATTCCCAGCCCGGATCATCGGGTTTCATGTCCGCAATGGAATCAAGACCGCCACGCCTGTCTGCGAGCTGTTTCAGCACATGCGTCTGTGCTTCGGCCATGCGATCGGGCGGGAGCGCGTCAAGACTGCCCTGATTCACGGCCAGAAGCACGGCGGTCTGTTCTCCGGCAGTGAGCGGAGAGAATCGGTCCTGCTTGAGGATTTCCCGTACCACCCTGCCGTGTTCCAGTTTGGCTCTGGTTTCGTTGTCCAGCCGTGTGCCAAACCGGGCGAATGCCTCCAGTTCCTGAAACTGGGAGTAGGTCAGACGCAGGTCGCCAGCCACCTTGCGATAGGCAGGGGACTGGGCGCGGCCGCCCACGCGGGACACGGACATGCCCACGTCCACGGCTGGAAGCACGCCCTTCTGGAACAGGTCCGGGTTCAGATATATCTGGCCGTCCGTGATGGAGATCAGATTGGTGGGAATGTAGGCGGAAATGTTCTGAGCCTCGGTCTCGATGATGGGCAGGGCCGTAAGCGTGCCGCCACCATATTCGGGTTTGAGGTGGGTGGAGCGTTCCAGCAGCCGGGAATGGATGTAGAAGATGTCGCCCGGGAAGGCCTCGCGTCCGGGCGGACGGCGCAGGAGCAGGGAGAGCTGGCGGTATGCCTGCGCGTGGCGTGTCAGGTCGTCGTACACGATGAGCACGTCCCGGCCCTGACTCATGAAATGTTCGCCCATGGTCGTGGCTGCGTAGGGGGCCATGTATTGCAGGCCGGACGGGTCGCCGCCTTCCACCACCACGGCGAGCGTGTAGCTCATGGCATCCCGTTGCCGCAGTTCTTCGAGGGCGCGGGCCACGCTGGAACTGCGCTGGCCTATGGCGCAGTAGATGCAGATCACGTCCCTGCCCTTCTGGTTGCAGATGGCGTCAAGGGCGATGGCTGTCTTGCCGGTCTGGCGGTCGCCGAGGATCAGTTCGCGCTGGCCCCGGCCGATGGGGACCAGGGTGTCCACCACTTTGAGTCCGGTCATGAGTGGCGTATCCACGGGCGCGCGGTGCAGGATGGGCGGGGCCTCGCGCTCCGCAGGCAGCCGTTCTTCCTCCCGGACCGGGCCTTTGCCGTCCAGCGGGCGGCCGAGCGGGTCGATGACCCTTCCCAGAAGGGCGTTGCCCACGGGCACGTCCAGCACGCGGCCCGTGCGCGTCACCTCGTTCCCGGCTCCGAGATTCTCCCCGTGCCCGAGCAGGGCGATACCCACGCCTTCGGGCAGGATGTCCAGCGCCATGCCCGGGACCTCGCCGCCGAGCAGCAGCAGTTCCTCGGCCCGGACTGCGCCCAGTCCGGTCGCCCGGGCCACGCCCTGCGCAATGGACTTGATGCGGCCCACTTCGGACGGGGCCGCGTCCGGCGCGAATCCGTCCACGCTTTGGCGCACTGCGTCCAGCGCCTGATCCATCGTGGATTCCAGAAATTCCTTGCTCATGTGTCGGCCTCCGTTTCGGCCAGTCCCTGAAATACCGCATTCTCCACGGAGTCCAGATACGCGGACAGGTTCCATTCCCACTTGCGATCCCCGGCCAGCAGGGCAATGCCGAATCCGAGTTTCGGCTCAAGGGTGATGGACAGGTCTCCAGCCCGGGGGAACCGCTTGCGACCTTCGGTTTCCAGACGTTGCTGCATGTCCGGAGACAGTTCGAATCCCGTGCGGACCACGAGGTTGCCCGTGATTTCCGGGGCTGGCTGTGCATCCAGCTTTTCGAGGAATGCGTCCACGGCCCGGGCATTGAGATCGGCCCCGGACAGGTCATGCAGCGCCTTGGCGGACAGGGCCACCACCTCATGCCCGATGCGGCGGCGGAGCGTGCCCTGAAGCGCGCGCTGCTCGCGAGTCAGTTCGTCGCGCCAGCGGTCGCGTTCCCGATCCGCTTCGGTTCTGGTTGCGGCAAGGGCCTGTTCGCGCCAAGCCTCGGCCTCGGTTCTGGCCTGTTCCAGCACCTGTTCGCGCCGGGCGCGCGTCTGCTCGGTCTGGTCGGCGAGTTCGCGCGCCCGTTCGTCCGCCTCCTGTCGCGCATGAC
Above is a window of Pseudodesulfovibrio tunisiensis DNA encoding:
- the atpF gene encoding F0F1 ATP synthase subunit B; amino-acid sequence: MLIDWFTVAAQAVNFLILVLLLKRFLYGPIITAMNERRQNLAREQEQARHARQEADERARELADQTEQTRARREQVLEQARTEAEAWREQALAATRTEADRERDRWRDELTREQRALQGTLRRRIGHEVVALSAKALHDLSGADLNARAVDAFLEKLDAQPAPEITGNLVVRTGFELSPDMQQRLETEGRKRFPRAGDLSITLEPKLGFGIALLAGDRKWEWNLSAYLDSVENAVFQGLAETEADT